From a single Ciconia boyciana chromosome 4, ASM3463844v1, whole genome shotgun sequence genomic region:
- the FECH gene encoding ferrochelatase, mitochondrial isoform X1: MQAAAAKMAAAGAGAAAAGRVARHLVKSSSQLRVPVRWRGQATAAAVTESTKPQIQPEARKPKTGILMLNMGGPEQLDDVHDFLLRLFLDRDLMTLPAQNKLAPFIAKRRTPKIQEQYSRIGGGSPIKKWTAVQGEGMVKLLDSMSPRTAPHKYYIGFRYVHPLTEEAIEEMEKDGIERAIAFTQYPQYSCSTTGSSLNAIYRYYNKKGEKPKMKWSVIDRWPTHPLLIQCFTDHIQKELNLFPPDKRKDVVILFSAHSLPMSVVNRGDPYPQEVGATVQRVMEKLNYSNPYRLVWQSKVGPMPWLGPQTDEAIKGLCQRGKKNMLLVPIAFTSDHIETLYELDIEYAQVLANECGVENIRRAESLNGNPLFSKALADLVCSHIQSNEICSRQLTLCCPLCVNPVCRETKAFFTDQQL, from the exons ATGCAGGCGGCCGCCGCCAAGATGGCCgccgccggtgccggtgccgccgctgccgggcgAGTGGCGCGTCATC TTGTAAAAAGCAGCAGTCAGCTGAGGGTCCCGGTACGATGGAGAGGTCAGGcaactgcagctgcagtgaCAGAAAGCACAAAACCTCAAATTCAGCCAGAAGCACG GAAACCTAAAACAGGAATCTTGATGTTAAACATGGGAGGTCCAGAACAGCTGGATGATGTGCATGATTTCTTGCTTCGTCTCTTCCTGGACAGAGATCTAATGACGCTTCCAGCTCAAAA TAAATTAGCACCATTCATTGCCAAACGCCGCACACCAAAAATCCAGGAGCAGTACAGCAGGATTGGAGGTGGATCACCAATCAAGAAGTGGACGGCGGTGCAGGGAGAAGGCATGGTGAAACTGCTGGACAGCATGTCTCCTCGCACCG CGCCTCACAAATACTACATTGGCTTCCGGTACGTCCATCCTCTGACAGAAGAAGCAATTGAAGAGATGGAGAAGGATGGCATTGAAAGGGCTATCGCTTTCACCCAGTACCCACAGTACAGTTGTTCTACCACAG GAAGCAGTTTAAATGCCATTTATCGCTACTATAATAAAAAAGGGGAGAAGCCGAAGATGAAGTGGAGTGTAATTGACCGATGGCCCACACATCCCCTTCTTATTCAG tgCTTCACCGATCACATACAGAAGGAACTGAACCTGTTCCCACCTGACAAAAGGAAAGATGTCGTCATCCTCTTCTCAGCTCACTCGCTGCCCATGTCT GTAGTGAACCGTGGTGATCCGTATCCTCAAGAAGTGGGAGCTACCGTCCAGAGAGTCATGGAGAAGCTGAACTACTCCAACCCTTACAGGCTTGTGTGGCAGTCCAAG GTTGGACCAATGCCTTGGCTTGGTCCACAGACCGATGAGGCCATTAAAGGACTGTgccaaagaggaaagaagaacaTGTTGTTGGTCCCAATAGCGTTTACAAGTGACCACATTGAAACACTTTATGAACTGGATATTGAGTATGCCCAAGTTTTAGCGAATGAG TGTGGAGTTGAAAATATCAGAAGAGCAGAGTCTCTTAATGGGAATCCACTGTTCTCCAAG GCTCTGGCAGACTTGGTCTGTTCGCATATCCAGTCGAATGAAATCTGCTCTAGGCAGTTAACCCTCTGCTGTCCGCTCTGTGTAAATCCCGTCTGCAGGGAGACAAAAGCCTTCTTCACGGATCAACAGCTGTGA
- the FECH gene encoding ferrochelatase, mitochondrial isoform X2, giving the protein MIVKSSSQLRVPVRWRGQATAAAVTESTKPQIQPEARKPKTGILMLNMGGPEQLDDVHDFLLRLFLDRDLMTLPAQNKLAPFIAKRRTPKIQEQYSRIGGGSPIKKWTAVQGEGMVKLLDSMSPRTAPHKYYIGFRYVHPLTEEAIEEMEKDGIERAIAFTQYPQYSCSTTGSSLNAIYRYYNKKGEKPKMKWSVIDRWPTHPLLIQCFTDHIQKELNLFPPDKRKDVVILFSAHSLPMSVVNRGDPYPQEVGATVQRVMEKLNYSNPYRLVWQSKVGPMPWLGPQTDEAIKGLCQRGKKNMLLVPIAFTSDHIETLYELDIEYAQVLANECGVENIRRAESLNGNPLFSKALADLVCSHIQSNEICSRQLTLCCPLCVNPVCRETKAFFTDQQL; this is encoded by the exons ATGA TTGTAAAAAGCAGCAGTCAGCTGAGGGTCCCGGTACGATGGAGAGGTCAGGcaactgcagctgcagtgaCAGAAAGCACAAAACCTCAAATTCAGCCAGAAGCACG GAAACCTAAAACAGGAATCTTGATGTTAAACATGGGAGGTCCAGAACAGCTGGATGATGTGCATGATTTCTTGCTTCGTCTCTTCCTGGACAGAGATCTAATGACGCTTCCAGCTCAAAA TAAATTAGCACCATTCATTGCCAAACGCCGCACACCAAAAATCCAGGAGCAGTACAGCAGGATTGGAGGTGGATCACCAATCAAGAAGTGGACGGCGGTGCAGGGAGAAGGCATGGTGAAACTGCTGGACAGCATGTCTCCTCGCACCG CGCCTCACAAATACTACATTGGCTTCCGGTACGTCCATCCTCTGACAGAAGAAGCAATTGAAGAGATGGAGAAGGATGGCATTGAAAGGGCTATCGCTTTCACCCAGTACCCACAGTACAGTTGTTCTACCACAG GAAGCAGTTTAAATGCCATTTATCGCTACTATAATAAAAAAGGGGAGAAGCCGAAGATGAAGTGGAGTGTAATTGACCGATGGCCCACACATCCCCTTCTTATTCAG tgCTTCACCGATCACATACAGAAGGAACTGAACCTGTTCCCACCTGACAAAAGGAAAGATGTCGTCATCCTCTTCTCAGCTCACTCGCTGCCCATGTCT GTAGTGAACCGTGGTGATCCGTATCCTCAAGAAGTGGGAGCTACCGTCCAGAGAGTCATGGAGAAGCTGAACTACTCCAACCCTTACAGGCTTGTGTGGCAGTCCAAG GTTGGACCAATGCCTTGGCTTGGTCCACAGACCGATGAGGCCATTAAAGGACTGTgccaaagaggaaagaagaacaTGTTGTTGGTCCCAATAGCGTTTACAAGTGACCACATTGAAACACTTTATGAACTGGATATTGAGTATGCCCAAGTTTTAGCGAATGAG TGTGGAGTTGAAAATATCAGAAGAGCAGAGTCTCTTAATGGGAATCCACTGTTCTCCAAG GCTCTGGCAGACTTGGTCTGTTCGCATATCCAGTCGAATGAAATCTGCTCTAGGCAGTTAACCCTCTGCTGTCCGCTCTGTGTAAATCCCGTCTGCAGGGAGACAAAAGCCTTCTTCACGGATCAACAGCTGTGA
- the FECH gene encoding ferrochelatase, mitochondrial isoform X3 — translation MLNMGGPEQLDDVHDFLLRLFLDRDLMTLPAQNKLAPFIAKRRTPKIQEQYSRIGGGSPIKKWTAVQGEGMVKLLDSMSPRTAPHKYYIGFRYVHPLTEEAIEEMEKDGIERAIAFTQYPQYSCSTTGSSLNAIYRYYNKKGEKPKMKWSVIDRWPTHPLLIQCFTDHIQKELNLFPPDKRKDVVILFSAHSLPMSVVNRGDPYPQEVGATVQRVMEKLNYSNPYRLVWQSKVGPMPWLGPQTDEAIKGLCQRGKKNMLLVPIAFTSDHIETLYELDIEYAQVLANECGVENIRRAESLNGNPLFSKALADLVCSHIQSNEICSRQLTLCCPLCVNPVCRETKAFFTDQQL, via the exons ATGTTAAACATGGGAGGTCCAGAACAGCTGGATGATGTGCATGATTTCTTGCTTCGTCTCTTCCTGGACAGAGATCTAATGACGCTTCCAGCTCAAAA TAAATTAGCACCATTCATTGCCAAACGCCGCACACCAAAAATCCAGGAGCAGTACAGCAGGATTGGAGGTGGATCACCAATCAAGAAGTGGACGGCGGTGCAGGGAGAAGGCATGGTGAAACTGCTGGACAGCATGTCTCCTCGCACCG CGCCTCACAAATACTACATTGGCTTCCGGTACGTCCATCCTCTGACAGAAGAAGCAATTGAAGAGATGGAGAAGGATGGCATTGAAAGGGCTATCGCTTTCACCCAGTACCCACAGTACAGTTGTTCTACCACAG GAAGCAGTTTAAATGCCATTTATCGCTACTATAATAAAAAAGGGGAGAAGCCGAAGATGAAGTGGAGTGTAATTGACCGATGGCCCACACATCCCCTTCTTATTCAG tgCTTCACCGATCACATACAGAAGGAACTGAACCTGTTCCCACCTGACAAAAGGAAAGATGTCGTCATCCTCTTCTCAGCTCACTCGCTGCCCATGTCT GTAGTGAACCGTGGTGATCCGTATCCTCAAGAAGTGGGAGCTACCGTCCAGAGAGTCATGGAGAAGCTGAACTACTCCAACCCTTACAGGCTTGTGTGGCAGTCCAAG GTTGGACCAATGCCTTGGCTTGGTCCACAGACCGATGAGGCCATTAAAGGACTGTgccaaagaggaaagaagaacaTGTTGTTGGTCCCAATAGCGTTTACAAGTGACCACATTGAAACACTTTATGAACTGGATATTGAGTATGCCCAAGTTTTAGCGAATGAG TGTGGAGTTGAAAATATCAGAAGAGCAGAGTCTCTTAATGGGAATCCACTGTTCTCCAAG GCTCTGGCAGACTTGGTCTGTTCGCATATCCAGTCGAATGAAATCTGCTCTAGGCAGTTAACCCTCTGCTGTCCGCTCTGTGTAAATCCCGTCTGCAGGGAGACAAAAGCCTTCTTCACGGATCAACAGCTGTGA